From Amyelois transitella isolate CPQ chromosome 17, ilAmyTran1.1, whole genome shotgun sequence:
gttatgttatgaatgtggatgaagcgaaggacgtatacagagatcgtggcaagtggaaggatgtagtctctgcctaacacTTCGGGtaaaaggtgtgattttatgtatgtatgtatgaagaaaGTGTTGAGATGTTGAAACAGGCGTGTTAATTTGTACCTAAGTAggtaagcaatttttttttgttttatatgatGTTAGTTTTATACCATTACCTTCTACAAACAAGTCAAGATAAAAGTGTGAAGGTATATACGTACGTACGTTCGTAGTCGTCATCCTAACGCGGGGGTCCTGTTTTCATTCCCAgcgaaagtaaaaatattggtaGATATAAAGCTATCAAAGACATGTTCATTCATTCTCCCCgtcgaataaaatattgtatatttttttaaatgtttatcgtACCCTCCTGAGCTCCACCATAAAAGATAACATTCTCTGACAACTTGTTTAGTTAACATGCAAATTAGttgtttatgaataaaatccAGTTGATAATTTACTCTAAAGGGCTTAAGTCTTACTTTAtagaacttttatttaaagttaaaacatAACAGCTTTATTTAAGCTCTGCTTCTCTACccgcgcagattgtaaaatctTCTTAGGCTCTTTCTATCCCTTAAGGAATAAATACGTTATATTTGTGTGACAGTATGTctatctttattttctttatatatctCCTCACTCTGTACTCATCGTattccttaatatttttcattttcccAGGAGGAGAAACTAAACGCCTTCATGGGTCTCACGAGACCTCACTGGGTTGAAGCCAGAACCACCCTTCAAAGTCTATTGGACGTCTCCAACACTACACTACAAAGTGACAATGATCTCAGACAAAGGTATCATTCcgttttatatttcatattgATGCATTCATCACAACATTGGTTACAGGACGACTTTTTCCCTCATTTTTTAATAGTCCTATTAAAGATTTTCTcttatcatataaattaacTGTCTCACAGCCGGATTggatttcattcattcagtcatatagtcacgtctatcccttgcggggtagacagagccataagtcttgaaaagactgataggccacgttcagcagtttggctttatgatagaattgaacttcaaatagttgctagcccatcgcctaaaataagaatcccaaatttataagtcaatccctttgtcgccttttacgatgacgacaatttcatttgatataataatatagattgatggatgaagcgaaggaaatatgcagagatcgtggcaagtggaaagaggtagtctctgcctacccctccgggaaagaggcgtgattttatgtatgtatgtatgtatatagattgATCACGTTGTAGAGCCTTCATCAAGCAGAGTGATGCCACAATGCACTTGCCTGCCCAAATCGGAGATTACACGGACTTCTACTCATCGATTCATCACGCCACCAATGTGGGCATCATGTTCAGGAGCAAGGAGAATGCTCTGATGCCCAATTGGTAAGTATACACATCCTTCATTTCGAGACGTAggttaaaacatacatacatataagtatgcTAGCATTTGAACGGGGCTTTGCTACGACCTCGTGGGAAATTCCAGAAATAAGAAGCCTAGTTATGATACtcccgaaggtctattctatatatcGCACCTTCGGTGCAACAAAGTCACAACaactcttttttaaattttacaggagaagacttttaattttttcatttctgCATTACTATTTATAGTAAGTTTAACATCTTTGCAATATTAATTGTTTGCTTTCGCGGATGTTTTTGTTGTCCCAAGTAAAGGTATGATTCAAAAACAATTTGGCATACTTAGTTCGTTTTTGCAATTTTGGCTATTTGTGACTTTGTgccaaatttaattcaaatcgATCCAGCGGTTTAGCTGTAAAAGcgaaacaaacagacagactttcgcgtttataatattagcaagGGATAACACTCCAACAGAACAATAGCAGTGAGCTGTATGGCGTCTCTATTCCATTAACGATTCGCccaaaaaattgaatttacaaAGTGGAAGACGATCAGGTATAAcagaatgaaattattttgatttattaatttatgtacacagaaaacattgAGACTGATaatcacaagaaacaaaattacaaaggttatgcttatttcaaaagaaatctcttccagcagaaccgagataggagacatgatggaaagggtaacaggcgtgtactccactcacacaactaattatagacatacataaactaatacataaataaaatattataaaatacatatgtaaaaataccaaataataaacttacataaaaaataaacaaaatatactaaactagctatgcccgcgacttcttccgcgcggaatagttattttaggcatcattgaaaccctcaaggatgaataattttcctcgttttttttttatattttccattatttctccgctcctaaaagttgcagcgtgatgttatatagccttaagcctttctcgataaactGTCTATTcagcacaaaaaaaatttttcaattcgaaccagtacttcctgagattagcgcgttcaaacaaacaaacatactcttcagctttataatattagtatagattagcaAGGCTTTTAAtaggtaataattttaaacttaattgcaGGAAATATATACCAGTGGGCTATCACGGACGATCGAGCTCTATAGTGCCGTCCGGGACGCCGGTACGGCGACCGTACGGGCAGACGCAGCCCGTTGACGGTAAGACTATTTGTATCATATCATACTACATATGATATCTCATGCTTAATATCCGATTGTAGGATACATTCGCGCGCAgataaatctacatatatattaatttgccTTCGACTGTACACTTGAGCACAAAGATAGACGTACtataatagttaaaaaagtttcattatttaattttatagtacgagattttaacatacctatataGAATCACACAACTCTTACAGAGATTACAtatttccaattgccacgacACGGCGTACtcctttcgcttcatcaacattgataaatattttcatgctAGCTCGTCAGTTTAGGGCAACCCTTGACCTGAACTTTCTCAAGGACGTtcagaaatataacaatttaaaaaaatatatttagttgaCTTAGTTTGATTTTGTATTCCTTGCATTAAGGGAATAAGTAtccaaagagtatgtaaagaaagtactttgtgagaataCATGACAgaaacaatgtattctctcgtccacattctattctaagtttggataattgtgaaggtgacgttattgaagaaaatgctgcagtgcagtttcttaccgcttcttctgcactgacgccttggaagcggcagtaaacttagttttaagtaatttatttgacgtcaaccaatgttgttaaaccatacgttttgacaattattaagcaatatgaagtatcctataataataaataaaaattttgaattttacatttgaatttatttgaattttaatatttcatttgtcGTGTCACGTCTTCCAGGTGCAGACCCAGTGTTCGGTCCATGTCGCCTAATGGATTTCGAACTGGAAATGGCTGCCTTTGTAGGTGGTCCTCCCACCAAGCTGGGAGAGAGAGTCACAGCTAATCAAGCTGAAGATAGACTGTTTGGATTGGTGCTTATGAACGATTGGAGCGGTGAGGAATTGTACTTATGTCATGTATTCTTGGTAATTAggtttgttttgaattttttttataatatgaccTTGATAAGCGATCCTCCATCAAGCTGCGGGAGAGAGTCACAGCTAATCAAGCTGAAGTTAGACTGTTTGGATTGGTGCTTATGAACGATTGGAGCGGTGAGAAATTGTACTTATGTCACGTATTCTTAATAATTaggtttaatttgaaaaaaataataatataagccTTGATAAACGATCCTCCATCAAGCTGGGGGAGAGAGTTACAGACTAAGTATCTGAAGATGGACTGTTTGGATTGGTGAGAAATTGTACTTATATGTTTTGGAGTGATGAGAAATTATACTTATTGAGGAATTGGACTTATATCATGGTAATCGgtgttaaagttttaaaatttggcaTTAAATGACTTTAGTAAGCGCCTTTTGGCCTTTTACGCAAGAATAAGGCAGTTGCAATTGTGGAAAATAAACTGTTATGTAATTTCTTCTCATACCAGCAAGGGACATCCAAAAATGGGAGTATGTTCCACTCGGCCCGTTCACAGCCAAGAACCTGGGTACCTCCATCTCCCCCTGGGTGGTGACCGTCGAGGCGCTGCGCCCCTACATCGTGGGGAACTTCCCGCAGGACCCGAAGCCGTTCCCGTACCTGACACATGAggataatttcaattttgataTCAAGCTGGAAGTGGATTTGAAAAGTTAGTTCATTGTGATTTTTAAactgttataataattttatatattgctTTCATAGCGAAGGTTAGTAACTTGCGACTGTTATATGGTAAATAATtctgataaagacgtgatatttgtGTACTATGTATAGCTGGGGTGGTAAGtctaaaagatttatttcttttttttttagttggtCAATATAATAGAAATGCTAAACAAAGTTAGCttaaaacaacataacatataacaaCGTCTTTATttcctgcggggtagacagagccaacagaaatcatcaaaacactgaaaggctacattcaactgttgggcttaatgatagaattgagattcaaatagtgacaggttgctagttcatcgcctaagaggaatcccaattatataagcctttaacgacaaccatgggaaagagatggagtggtcctattctttgtttcttttggtgccaaaaaccacacggcagctTAGCAAACgaatacattttattgattcTATAATACTTTTTACTAGCGGACAAATCCCCCGTGGTGACGACTATAAGCCGAAGCAACTACCGCTACATGTACTGGACAGCCAAGCAGCAGTTGGCTCAGCAAACCGTCACGGGCTGCAACCTCAACCCTGGGGACCTGCTGGGCACCGGCACTATCAGCGGAGAGGTAACGATGGCATCCCACCGGGGTATGGAAGACCAAGTGTCTGGATGTACTAGAATAAATCTAGATGCAAGAAAATTCAAATGTCATTATAGTACATTATGGCTTAATGGCCAAATGATCAATTCGTCCAAATGCTTTATTGAGTAGTCGTTGGCCGCGAACTTagacacaaacatacatacaaaaaatcgtTCGGTCAAATATATTCGCTGTTGCCAAGTTAGGTGGTTGTTTCAGAGTCATGGGTAATGTCCTAGCTATGATGATTTAATTTGAGGTTACTGGTTAACGATGGTCGATTGGTCCCCCAATTATTTGTATCtctaccaatttttttaagagtgttaaacttttatttaaagacgACCTCTTCGTTAGAAATTGGAAATAGAAGGCCAAAAAGATATAcaagtagatagatagactctttattgcaccataataaatagaaaaacaaaaacaaacacaggtaatgaggtacaaaggcggacttatcgctaaagcaatctcttccagacAACCTTTGGGCGCAatacgtataaaataaaatacaaagcataaatatacctactataaatctacactaatattataaagaggaaaactttgtttgtttgtttgtttggttgtaatgaataggctcaaaaactactggaccgattttaaaaattctttcaccatgcGAAAGCtccattatccacgagtaacatagactatattttattttggaaaaaaatagggttccgtaatatatttggatttttcggacacaaactgaaaaaaatcaaccaaaaagttacttattttgcgtacgctgcctaaactacaaaagatagaaccataaaatgtttaaattaattgtagatcttataaatatctacaaaaaagtccgcgacacactatacctatctatgtcgagtgaggcacaacaaccacatttttatttaaatatcttgaattttttttggtctacatttaaacgcgttttttttactcatgctattaatccttatcaaaataaataatttcatttcatcaataagtacagtttatgtagataatatttggtctttgaatgattaaaattggacgtttggttttgaagttgtggtgaaattaaaatattacgatttctgctgcacggcccgggactgcaggcagaagtgacacttttgccgggagcaagacttagttagccgctttgcgggcggtcctttagttagttctaatagagatatatttagtatcggctgtgcatccgtgcgaagccggggcgggtcgctagtacatAATACATTGAGGAACTCCTCAAAGAAAGCACAACctggataaaaacgtgatgataaatgaaggaaattatttcattttcagacTCCGGACTCCTACGGGAGCATGCTAGAGCTGTCTTGGAGGGGCACCAAACCCCTCCGCCTGTTGAACGGAGAAGAGAGGAAGTTCCTGCAAGATGGCGACACTGTCATACTGCGAGGTCACTGCGTGAATGAAGCCGGGACGAGAATAGGCTTTGGAACATGCGAGGGAAAATTGTTGCCGGCCATACCTTTTGAAGAATAGTTGATATAGCTTTTTTGTACTGATTTTGGAAGTATATATtgtgtttattactttttgcgttttattttgtaccttTAGTAATAGAATATCggttgaaaaattaattataattttcacttttttacaCGAGAAAGACTACCAATGCCTAAGGCCAACTCTGAGCGATGGAAAGGTGGATAATCTATTTGTATTCGTCTTTCTGTTAAGTACACACGTCATAGGCTGTAAGGAAATTTCGTCTTTGCCGACaagtataattttcttttatttgacattgacaaatGACAATTGTGAcggaaaaaaagaaattgattttGTGGTGAAGAacaattttatatgatttcTGATTATTTCTACAAAAGTTCAATGAAAAATGGTATATTACTGCTGTGTAAATGGTtgcaataataatagtaaGAAGAGGGATCCAAATCATGTTATATCATACCACACGTAAGTAGTTCTTCAGCAAATAATATCGATTGCAAATAGCTATTGTTGTTTACTGTTttcgtatattttaaaagtaaatcaaaGTTTATTGCTTCAGTTTCCTAATAGTTTAACAGGGTAATTATTGGCCCTGCCTGAAACACTTAACTATATACAGCGGAAAATCTTAAGTTCAATGACTAATATCATTACTGAATTTAATGCCAATCATTTTTAATAGTTATTAGTTGATTtctatttaaacttattatagCTACGTATA
This genomic window contains:
- the LOC106143404 gene encoding fumarylacetoacetase → MKSYIEYSSSTDFPIENLPYGVFTSPKNQTKHIGVAIGDSILDLHVISHLFTGPLLRDKQNVFKEEKLNAFMGLTRPHWVEARTTLQSLLDVSNTTLQSDNDLRQRAFIKQSDATMHLPAQIGDYTDFYSSIHHATNVGIMFRSKENALMPNWKYIPVGYHGRSSSIVPSGTPVRRPYGQTQPVDGADPVFGPCRLMDFELEMAAFVGGPPTKLGERVTANQAEDRLFGLVLMNDWSARDIQKWEYVPLGPFTAKNLGTSISPWVVTVEALRPYIVGNFPQDPKPFPYLTHEDNFNFDIKLEVDLKTDKSPVVTTISRSNYRYMYWTAKQQLAQQTVTGCNLNPGDLLGTGTISGETPDSYGSMLELSWRGTKPLRLLNGEERKFLQDGDTVILRGHCVNEAGTRIGFGTCEGKLLPAIPFEE